The Streptomyces sp. JB150 genomic interval GACGCGCCGTCCATGGCGTCCAGTTCGTCGGACATGACCTCCACGGCCACCGACTCCAGGCGCCGCGCGGGCAGCAGTGCCCGCAGGATGCCGTGGATGTCGGCGGTGCCCTCGCCCGGCAGCAGCCGCAGGTGCCGCGCCTCGTGCCGCGGATCGGGGTGCGGGTCGGGCCGGGTGTCGCAGATCTGCACCGAGAGCACCGCGTCCGGCGCGAGCGCCGCGATGTCCTCGGCGCCGAGCCCGGTGCGATGGCAGTGCCAGGTGTCGATCAGCAGGCCCGCGCTGGGCCGCCCGGCGCTCTCGACCAGGTGCAGCGCCCGGTCCAGCGAGGGGATCGCGCCGTACGGCATGAACTCCAGCGGTACGACGACACCGGCCGCGTCGGCCCGCCGGCACAGCCGCGCGTACTCGGGCGCGAGGTCCACCTCGGGCTCGATGTCGGGCAGTCCGGCGTTGACGCTGCGCGCGCCGAAGACCGCGGCGATGTGGAAGACCAGGTCCTCCTCCCGCCGGGCCGCCTCGTCCGGCCGGCCCCAGGAGCGCAGCAGTTCCACCTCGCTCACCCGCAGCCCGTGGCCGGCCAGCAGGTCGCGCATCTCCTCGTCGGTCCAGCCCTGGGAGCGGGCCCGCAGGTAGTCGTCGACCCGCAGGCCGATCGCGTCGAATCCGGCGGCGGCCGCCGCCCGCACCCGGTCGCCCAGTTCGCAGGAGCGCAGGGTCATCGCGCTGAGGACGGACCCGGTCCGCGTACGCCGTGTCGCAGAGGTGGCCGGCACGGGTCAGGCGGCCTTCTGCGCGAGGATCAGCAGTCCGTCGGGCATCGCCGGGCGGACCAGCCGCTTCACGGTCAGCCCCGCCTCGGTGAAGGCGCGGGCCCAGCCCTCCTCGTCCAGCAGGTACTGGCCCATCACCGCGTGCACCAGGGCGAACTCGGGGCCGAAGACGTCGTCGGTGGCGGTGGAGCTGGGCGCCGCGGTGACCTCGGCGGCCAGCACGTGCGCCCCGGCCGGGAGGCGGCCGGCCAGCGCGCGCAGATAGTCCACGAGCGCGTCGAAGCCCTTCTCGTACACCTCGTGCAGGAAGAAGAAGGTGATGGCCAGCTGGACGTCCTCCAGGCCGGGGATGGAGGCGATGTCGCTGCCGTCGGCCTCGATGACGTCGATGACGCCGCTCTTGCCCGCGGCCTCGACCTCGCGCCGGGCCTCGGCCACCGCCTCGGGGCTGATGTCGATGCCCAGCCCCTTGGCGCCGAGCTGGTCGTGCAGGGTGATCAGGAAGTGCGCGTTGCCGCAGCCGATGTCCGCGACCCGGTCGAACTCCAGGCCGCCGAGCAGCTTGACCACCTCGGGCTGCACGTCCTGCTTGCCCAGCAGCGCCGAGCCCACGGCGACCCACTTGCCGTCCCGCAGCACGTCCTCGCGGTAGGTGGCCGCACCGGTGAGCAGGTCCCCGAAGCGGCGCAGCGGTTCGCTGTAGCCGCCGGCCAGCCACACCAGGTAGCCGCGGTCCTCGTACAGGCTGCGGCCCAGCTCGGTGAGGTGGTAGCGGTCGCCGTCGGTGCGCAGCACGCCGCGCTGGGACAGGTAGCGGAAGACGCCCTCGCCCAGGAAGCGGTTGGCGCCGGCCTCCTCGACGGTCAGGCCCTGTTCGGCGAGCCGGGTGAGGGAGCCGGTCATGTCGAGCGCGGCGAAGGTGGAGGCCAGCACATGGCCGCGGATGAGGTCGAAGGCGGGGCGTCGTCCGGCGGAAAGCGGGCTGTTCATCGTACGGCCTCCTGGTGTGTCGGTCGCGGCGCTGCCGCGGGGGTGGGTACGGACCGCCGGGCGGCGCCGCCGGTGGCGGTGCCGGGCGGGGCGTCCGGCCGCCGGTGCAGCAGCCGGGTCGCGGTGCGGTGCAGGATCAGGGCGGCGTGGTCGGCGGGCAGGCCCAGGGCGCCGACGGTGCGCAGCGGTGCGGTGTCGGCGAGGTCGAACGGCGAGTCGGTGCCGAGCAGGACGTGCCCGGGGCCCACGTCGGCGACGAGGGAGGTGAGCTGGGAGGTGGAGAAGACGGCGGTGTCGTAGTAGAGGCCGTCGAGGCCGTGGCGGGGTGGCCGCGCGGTGCGGCGGGCGACGGGCTTGGTGTGCCAGCCGAGGTCGAGCCGGCCGCGCAGCGCGGGCAGGCAGCCGCCGCCGTGGGCGAGGCACAGCACCGGCTCGTGGCGTTCGAGGGTGCCGCCGAGCAGCAGCCGGGAGACGGCGAGGGCGGTCTCCATGGGGTAGCCGACGAGCTGGGGCAGCCAGTAGTCGGTCAGCCGGTCGAGGGCCGGCGCGGTGGACGGGTGCAGCAGGGTGAAGACCCGGGTGTGGCCGAGCAGTTCCCACAGCGGGTCGTTGACCGGGTGGTCGCACTCGCGGCCCATGCCGCGGGTGCCGCAGGCCAGTCCTGGCATCTCCAGCTCGCCGAGGCAGCGTTCGGCCTCGGCGGCGGCGGCCCGGGAGCCGATGGGCACGGTGCCGAGCGGGGTGAGCCGGTCGGGTGCGGCGGCGCAGAACGCGGCCAGCGCGTCGTTGCCGGCGGTGACGATCTCCCGGACGAACACCTCGTGCCGGGTGGTGGAGCAGGTGAGGAACGGCGGCAGGGAGACGGCCTGCCGGGCGACGCCCTCGCGGTCCATGCGGGCGAGGCGCGCGGTGATGTCGTACTGCTCCGGCGGGCACGGGATGGGCACGTCGCTCTGGCCCAGTCCGGACACCCGGTGGTCGAGGCGGACCACGCCGGAGGGCAGCGCGGACAGGTCGGCGAGGCCCCGGTCGGCGAGGAACCGCAGCACGGGCAGCGGCATGGCGTGGGCGTGCACGTCGTAGGCACCGCGGGCATCGCGGGTATCGCGGGTGTCGCGGGCACCGCTCATGCGTGACCTCCGGGGGTGGGCGGATGCCATTCGGCGACGGCCATGCCGGTGACCCAGGCGTGGATGGGCTCGTACGCCGTCACGGTCACCGGGGCGTCCACGGCGCCGGCCAGCGCGAGCCAGCTGCGGATCTCGTGCGCGCCGTTGCCGGCCTGCTCCAGTTCGGCGTCGGTGAGGCTCAGCACCTCGTCGAGGGCGCCGCGCTCCAGCCGGTCGAGGAACCAGCGGTCGAACTCCTCGTCGATGTCGCCGGTGCGGTCGACGCCGATCCAGTGGGACAGCCCGCCCGCGGCGACCAGGGCGACCCGGTCGACGCCGTCGCAGTTCTCGACGGCACGGGCGAGCGCGCGCCCGAAGTCGTACCAGGCGGGCAGCGGCAGCATCGGCGCGACGGCGCAGTTCTGCAGGACCGGCACGAGCGGCAGGCCGGCGTCGGGGGCGAGGGCGTGATAGAGCGTCATGACGCCGTGGTCGAGGTCGAGGCGCTGCGAGAAGGACGTCATCCAGCCGTCGCCGAGCAGCCCGTCGGTGAGCGAGCGGGCCAGCGGGCCGTGGCCGGGGACCTTGCCCCGGGGGATCGGCAGCCAGGGCTCGGCGGGGCCGGTGTGCCGGTCGGCGAGGCCGACGCAGCACTGCGGGAAGTTCTCCAGGAAGAAGTTGGTGAAGTGCTCGTTGGAGAGCATCACCACCGCCTGGGCGTCCGCCTCGCGCACCCGCCGGGCGGCGTCGCCCAGCGCGTCGAGGAACCGTTTCGCCTGGTCGCCGGGCGCGGAGTCGGCGGCGGCCAGCTGCATCGGCGCGTGGGAGGCGGCGAACGCGGCTACGATGCGCGCCATCGCGCCACCCCCTCGCGCGCGGCGGGGCGTCCGGCCGCCAGCAGCCGGCGGTAGTCGGCGCGGGTGATGCCGAGGGCGCGGGCGAACGCGTTGATCAGCACCGGGTGCACGCCCCGGTCGGCCAGTCCGCGCAGATCGCCGGCGCGCAGCAGCGCGGCGTCGGACTCCGCCAGACCGGCCGGCGCGGCGGCCGCATCGCCGTGACGCAGCCGGTCGAACACGGCCCGCTGCAAGGGGTAGTTGTCGCGCGACGCCCACCCGCGCTCCCGTCCCGCCTCGCGCACCGCCTCCCTCATGGACTCGCTCGTCGGCGCGTTCACCGGGCCGCTCCCGTCGCCTCGGGGCCGATGGCTCCCGCGATGTCCATCACGACCGCCTTCGGCTCGGTGAAGAACTCCCTGCTGTGGGTGCCTCCCTCGCGGCCGATGCCGGAGGCGCCGACGCCGCCGAAGGGCGCGCGCAGGTCCCGGACGAAGAAGCAGTTGACCCAGACGGTGCCGCCGCGCAGCGCCCCGGCGGTGCGGTGGGCGCGCCTCAGGTCCTCGGTGAACACCATGGCGTTGAGCCCGTACGGGGTGCCGTTGGCCCGCGCCACCGCCTCTTCCTCGGTGTCGAAGGGCACCACCGTGGCGACCGGCCCGAAGATCTCCTGCCGCAGTACGGCGGCCTCCTCGGCGGCGTCGACCACCACCGTGGGCCGCACCAGCCGGGGGTCGTCGGGGTCGGGGCCGCCGGCCAGCAGCCGTCCCTCGGGGCCGCCGTCGAGCCGGTCGAGGAAGCCGCGCACCTTCGTGTGGTGCTCCGCGGAGGCCAGCGGGCCGATGTCGGTGCCGGGGTCGGCGGGGTCGCCCGCGCGCAGGGCGGCCGCGGCGGCGGTGAAGCGCTCCAGGAACGCGTGGTAGACCGGGCGCTCCACATAGATGCGGCTGCCGGCCAGGCAGACCTGTCCCGCGTTGAGGTAGGCGCCCGTCACCGACCAGGTCACCGCGCGGTCCAGGTCGCTGTCGGCGAAGACGAGGCCGGCCGCCTTGCCGCCGAGTTCGAGGCTGAGCGGGGTGAGCCGGTCGGCGGCGGCGCGGGCGATGGCCCGGCCGGTGGCGGACTCGCCGGTGAAGGTGATGCGGTCGACGCCGGGGTGGGAGACGAGGAACTCGCCGGCCGCGGCGGGGCCGTGCCCGTGCAGCACGTTGAGCACGCCGGGCGGCATGCCGGCCTCCAGGGCGAGGCGGGCCAGCAGGGTCGCCGAGACCGGGCTCTGCTCGGCCGGTTTCAGGACCACCGTGTTGCCGTGGGCGAGCGCGGGGGCGATCTTCCAGCTCTCCAGCATCAGCGGGAAGTTCCAGGGGGCGATGGCCGCGACCACGCCCGCCGGTTCGTAGCGGGTGTAGACGTGGGTGCCGTTGTCGGCGGGCAGGTGCTCGGCGGCGGTCAGCCGCGCGTGGTCGGCGAAGAAGCGGAAGTTGGCGGCGGCCCGGGGCACGTCCTTGGCCAGGGCCTGGGCGTGGGGCCGTCCCATGTCGCGGCTGTCGGCGGTGGCCAGTTCGGCGGCGTGCTCCTCGATCAGGGCGGCCAGCCGGTGCAGGATCCTGCCGCGCGCGGCGTGCCCCATCCGGGGCCACTCCCCCGTGTCGAAGGCCTGCCGGGCGGCGCCGACGGCCCGGTCCGTGTCCGTGGGCCCGCCCTCGGCGATCTCCGCCCAGGCGTGGCCCTGCCAGGGATCGACGGAGGTGAACCGGCGCCCGTCGTCGGACTCGGTCTCCTTGCCGTCGATCACATGTCCGTAGAAGTCCTCGTACTGCCCGGTCATGACCGTCCCTCCGCAGCAGTGAGCGAAACCGTTCCGAGGGTGGAGAAGACCGCGGTGGCCGTCGTGCCGGCCGGGAAGGGCGCCGCGTCGGTGACCCCGCCGGTCAGCACGGTCCAGCCCGCCTCGATGCGCAGTCCCCGCCGGTGGAGCAGCCGGGCGGCGAACAGGAGCGCGCCGACCGGGTCGCCGAGCACGTCCGCGCCGACGCCCTTGCCGGCGGTGACGCCGTCGACGTCGATCCGGCAGCTCTCCTCGCGCAGGCCGTCGCCGGCGGGGCGGGCGGTGCCGCCGAGGGCGTACAGGGCGCTGGAGCCGTTGTCCGCGATGACGTCCGGCAGCGTGAACCGGTAGTCCGCGAACCGGCTGTCGATGACCTCGAGTCCGGCGCGGACCCGTCCGATCGCCCGGCGGGCCGCCGTCTCGTCGGCGGTCCCGTCCAGGGGCGCGGCCATCTCGAAGGCGATCTCCGGCTCGATCCTCGGCTGGATCAGACCGCCCACCGGGACGGTCGCGCCGGCCGGCCGCACCATCCGGTCGGTGAGCCAGGCCACCAGCGGCTCGGCCACGTTCATGCGCTGCTGCTTGGCCCGCGACGTGAGCCCCAGCTTGACGCCGACGAGCCGTTCCCCGCGGGCCAGCCGCAGCCGCAGCGCGGTGTCCTGCACCCGGTACGCCGTCTCGGCGTCCAGCCCCGGCCATTGGCCGGTCAGCGGGGTCAGCGCGGTCGCGGACGCCTCCGCGTCGAGCAGCAGCCGCGCCGCCCTCACCACGTCCGTCGCCGTCGCACCCACGTCCGTCGCCACAGCACACACCTCCGCCTCGGACTGCTCCGACGGGTCATCTTGGGGAGCGGCGCCGGGCGTGCGGCGGCTGTTTCCACTCATCGAAAACCGCGCGGAAGCCATTCCGCTGAGCGGGCGTCAGTGCCCGCCGGGGGTCCGGCATGGCGGACCATCGCAGCCCCGCCCGGGGGAAGGGGCGGGTCCGGCGGGTGGTCACGGGCGGCCCGCCCCGTCGAACGTTCAGGGAGCGACGAGCCGCGCACGGTGTGCGCCGAACGTTTGGGAGGCGTGGCGCGGCAGCGCGCGATGTGTGTTCAGAGGCGGTGGCGGGCGCCCCTCGACGGACGTACGTTCGCCCGCAGCGGGGTTGACCCCCCGTGCGCGTCTCAGCTTCGCCAGGGGTAGTCGATGGCTGTGCGAACCACGCCCGCCCCTGGGCGTCCCACGCTCAGCAGAGAGGCCAGGGGGATGGCGGGCAACACCAATCAGGTCGGCGTATCGGTCACGAGTCGTGTTCTGGCAGTCCTCGGAACGTTCGATGTGCGGCACCCGAGTCTGTCGCTGACGGAGATCGCCCGGCGGGCGGGCATACCCATCACCACCGTCCACCGGTTGTTGTCGGAACTGGAGAAATGGCGCGCTGTGGAGCGGGGGCCGGACGGGCGCTACCGCATCGGCCTGCGCTTGTGGGAGCTGGGCAGTCTGACCTCCGCCCGCACCCGGCTGCGGGAGGTGGCGCTGCCCTATCTGCACGCCCTGCACGAGGCGACCCGCGCCCAGGTGTTCGTCGCGGTCGCCGACGAGGGCGACGTGGTGTACGTCGAGCGGTTCGGCGCGGCCGGCCCGCCGTGGGAGTCCGCGCCCCGGCTGCCGGTGCGCCAGCCGATGGAGCAATCGGCCGCGGGCCTGGCCCTGCTGGCCTACCACGGCCGCGACCACGAGCCGCGCCCGCTGGGGCGTACGCACTCGGCGGCCCTCGCGGAACTGCTGCGCCGTGCCCGCCGCCAGGGCTGCGTGGTCCTGCCCGACGCCGCCGACCGGGGCGCGGTGAACATCGCCGCGCCGGTGCTCGGCGGGAACGGTCACGCGGTCGCGGCCATGGGCCTGTCGGTACGGTCCCCGCAGCGCGCGGAACGGTGGCGCGAACCCCTGCTGTCGGCCACGTCCGGGATGCAGCGCACGCTGCTGGGCCGCGGCGAGGACATGGTGGCCGCGCAGCCGGCGGCGGTCTTCGGGGCGAGCGGATGAGGTGACCCCCGGCACACCGGACGGCGCAGCCCCGCCCGGAGCGAACGGCGGCGAGTATCGGGCGAGCAGGAGTCACGTCAGCGGTCTTGATACCCCCGGGTGACCCCCCGGCGTGCCGGTGTTTCGCACTCCGCCGCAGGTGACAACGTTTCTGCGGCGGAGTGCTTCGGTGGGGCGGGTGGGACTCGAACCCACGGCCGACGGATTATGAGTCCGCTGCTCTAACCGGCTGAGCTACCGCCCCTCACGGCGCGTCGCGCACATGTGTGCGCGCCGTCTGCCGCAGCATAGCCGCTCATACGATCTCCTGCTCCGGCATGGTCGGCATCGCACGACCATGAGGACTCCGCCGCGGCCCGGACGGTTCCCCCGGACATGAAAAAGGACCCCGGAGGGTCCTCGTTCAGCATGCTCCCCCGACTGGACTCGAACCAGTAACCTGCCGGTTAACAGCCGGCTGCTCTGCCAATTGAGCTACGGAGGACCGAGCTCCCCCGACTGGACTCGAACCAGTAACCTGCCGGTTAACAGCCGGCTGCTCTGCCAATTGAGCTACGGAGGAATGCCTCGTTGCATTGAACGTACCTACCTGGGTATCCGCCAGGGGGCGCTCGCTCGCTGCGACACATACATTAGCGCAAGCAGGGGGGTGCTTCGCCAATCGGTACCTCCGGGTTCGCTGCCGCACCGGAACCGTGCCAGGGACTACGCAAGGAAAGGGTGGCCGCCATGCGTTACCGGCTCACGTTCGTCGTCGGACTCGCTCTGGGTTACGTCCTGGGCACACGGGCCGGGCGAGAGCGCTACGAACAGCTGAAGAAGTCGGCCCAGCGACTCTCCCAGAACCCGGCCGTGCGCAACACCGCCGAGACCGCTGCCCAGCAGGGCCGCGAGTTCGCGGGCAAGGCGTATCACGTGGTCAGCGACAAGGTGGGCGACCGTATGCCCGACTCCGTCGCGCACCGCGTGCGTGCCGTCCGCGACCGCTCGAACGGCTCGGCGGGCGACGACTGGGGCACGAGCACCACGTAAGTCCGCGTCCTTGCCCCCAGGGGGAGACGGGCACCCGTCCCCCCTGGGGGCGACCCGGCTCGAGCCCGCGCGGCGCTACGGCACAATCATGCGTATGGGGATAGTCGCCGGGTTGGACAGTTCACCCGATTTCACTCGTATCGTCGTCTGCGACACGGACACGGGGGCCGTGCTCAGGCAGGGATATGCCCCCCATCCGCTGGAGAGCCCCGACGGCGGGCGACCCAGTGACGTCGATCCACAGGCCTGGCTGCTCTCCCTCGGCGAGGCCGCCGCCGGCGGCCTGCTGGAGGGCGTCCAGGCCATCGGCGTCTCCGCGCAGGCGAACGCGGTGATCCCGCTGGACGCGCAGGGCAACACCGTGCGCCCCGCGATGACCGGCGGCGACAAGCGCGCGCAGGTCGCGGCGGCCGATCTGGTCGACGCGCTCGGCGGCCGGGAGGCCTGGGCGCAGGCCGTCGGCTGCGTCCCGCAGGCCGCGCACCCGGTCACCAAGCTGCGCTGGCTCGCGAAGAACGAGCCGGACGCCGCCGCCCGCACCGCCATGCTGATGCAGGCCCACGACTGGCTGGTGTGGCAGCTGCTGGGCCGCCCGGTCCGCCGCACCACCGACCGCGGCGGCGCCTCCGGCACCGGTTACTGGTCCGCCGCCACCGGCGCCTACCGGCCCGAGCTGGTCGAGCTGGCGCTCGGCCGGCAGGCGATGCTGCCGGAGGTCATCGGACCGTCGGACGCGGCCGGTACGACCCCGGAGGGGCTGCTGATCTCCGCGGGGACCGTCGAGACCATGGCCGCCGCGTTCGGACTGGGCCTGGGGCTCGGGGACGCGGTCGTCTCGCTCGGCGCCTCCGGGTCCGTCATGGCCGTCCACCCCGAGGCCCTGTACGACCCGTCGGGCACCATCACCACGCTGGCCGACGCCACCGGGATGCACCTGCCGGTCGTCACCACGCTGAACGCGGTGCGCACCCTGCGCGGCACCGCCGAACTGCTCGGCCTGCCGGACCTGGAGACCCTGTCCGACCTGGCGCTGAAGTCGACGCCCGGCGCGCACGGGCTGGTGCTGCTGCCGTACCTGGAGGGCGAGCGGACGCCGGCGCTGCCGCACACCGCGGGCACCCTGGCGGGCCTGCGGCGCGAGTCGATGAAGCCGGAGCACCTGGCGCGGGCCGCGTTCGAGGGCATGCTGTGCGGGCTCGCCGACGCGCTGGACGTGCTGCGCGGGCGGGGCGTGGAGGTGCGGCGGATCTTCCTGCTGGGCCCGGCCGCCGGGCTGCCCGCGGTGCAGGCCGCGGCGCCGTCGCTGTTCGGCACGCAGGTCGTCGTACCGCAGCCGGCGGACTACGCGGCGATCGGCGCCGCCCGGCAGGCCGCCTGGGCGCTCGGGGTGTCGCAGGGCACCCTCGACCCGCATGTCCCGCCGGCCTGGCAGGGCGCGGTGGCGCAGGTGCTGGAGCCGGGCGAGGAGCTGGCGGTGGGTCAGGCGGTGCGCCAGCAGTTCGTGTCGGTGCGGGAGCAGACGCACCCGGGGGCGTTCCGGCCGTGAGGCCGGCGTGGCGCGCCGCGGGGCCGCCCGATGGGTTAATCGGTTGAGGTAACGCGGGTGGAGTGTCCGACGATAGGGGCCAGGGGCAACCACCCGGCCCCTCTCGCCGCCGACTCCGAGAGACCAGCGTGCTGATACGACTCCTGCGGACCTACCTCAGGCCCTACCGAAAACCCATCGCCGTGCTGGTGCTGCTGCAGTTCCTGCAGACCTGCGCGACCCTCTACCTGCCGACCCTGAACGCGGACATCATCGACAACGGTGTCGTGTACGGGGACACCGGCTACATCCTGACCTTCGGCGCCCTGATGATCGGCATCTCGCTGGTCCAGGTCGTCTGCAACATCGGCGCGGTGTACTACGGCGCCCGCACGGCCGCCGCGCTCGGCCGGGACGTGCGGGCCGCCGTCTTCGACCGGGTGCAGTCCTTCTCCGCGCGTGAGGTGGGCCACTTCGGCTCGCCCTCGCTGATCACCCGGACCACCAACGACGTCCAGCAGGTGCAGATGCTGGCGCTGATGACGTTCACGCTGATGGTGTCGGCGCCGATCATGTGCGTCGGCGGCATCGTGATGGCGCTGGGCCTGGACGTGCCGCTGTCCGGGGTGCTGGTCGCCGTCGTACCCGTGCTCGGCATCTGCGTGACGCTGATCGTGCGGCGGCTGCGGCCGCTGTTCCGGACCATGCAGGAGCGGCTGGACACGGTGAACCGGGTGCTGCGCGAGCAGATCACCGGCAACCGGGTGATCCGCGCCTTCGTCCGCGACGCGTACGAGGAGCAGCGGTTCCGCGACGCCAACGCCGAGCTGACCGAGATGTCGGTGGGCACCGGCAACCTGCTCGCGCTGATGTTCCCGATCGTCATGACGGTGGTGAACCTGTCCTCCATCGCGGTGGTGTGGTTCGGTGCCCACCGGATCGACAGCGGGGGGATGCAGATCGGTGACCTGACGGCCTTCCTCGCCTATCTCATGCAGATCGTGATGTCCGTGATGATGGCCACCTTCATGTTCATGATGGTGCCGCGCGCGGAGGTCTGCGCCGAGCGGATCCGCGAGGTGCTGGACACCTCCTCCAGCGTGGTCCCGCCGGCCGCGCCGGTGACGGAGCTGCGCCGGCACGGGCATCTGGAGATCCGCGGCGCGGGCTTCCGCTACCCGGGTGCCGAGGAGCCGGTGCTCAGGGCCGTCGACCTGGTCGCCCGGCCCGGCGAGACGACCGCCGTGATCGGGTCCACGGGCAGCGGCAAGTCCACCCTGCTGGGGCTCGTCCCGCGGCTGTTCGACGCGACGGACGGCGAGGTGCTGGTCGACGGCGAGGACGTACGGACGATCGACCCGGCGGTGCTCGCGAGGACCGTCGGCCTGGTCCCGCAGAAGCCGTACCTGTTCGCGGGGACCGTCGCGACCAATCTGCGCTACGGCAATCCGGACGCCACGGACGAGGAGCTGTGGCACGCGCTGGAGGTGGCGCAGGCCAGGGAGTTCGTGGAGCGGCTGGAGGGCGGCCTGGACGCGCCGATCGCGCAGGGCGGCACGAACGTCTCCGGCGGTCAGCGCCAGCGTCTCGCCATCGCGCGCACGCTGGTGCAGCGCCCGGAGATCTACCTCTTCGACGACTCCTTCTCCGCGCTCGACTACGCCACCGACGCCGCCCTGCGCGCCGCGCTGTCCCGGGAGACGGCCGAGGCGACCGTGGTGATCGTCGCCCAGCGGGTGGCGACCATCCGCGACGCCGACCGGATCGTCGTCCTGGACGAGGGCCGGGTGGTGGGCACCGGACGGCACCACGAGCTGATGGCGGACAACGAGACCTACCGGGAGATCGTGCTCTCCCAGCTGACGGAAGCGGAGGCTGCCTGATGGCCGGGCCCATGGGGCGGATGATGGCCGGGACCGGACCGGATCACCGCTCGCTGGACTTCAGGGGGTCGGGCCGGCGGCTCGTCGCGCGGTTCCGGCCCGAGCGGTTCACGATCTACGCGCTGCTGCTGTGCGTGCTGTTCAGCGTGGCCCTGTCGGTGGCCGGTCCGAAGATCCTCGGGGAGGCCACCGACCTGGTGTTCGCGGGCATCGTCGGCCGGGAGATGGAGCCGGGCGCCTCCAAGGAGCAGGTGCTGGAGGCGATGCGGGAGCGCGGCGACGGGGACGTCGCGGACATGCTGCGCTCCACCGACTTCACGCCGGGCGACGGCATCGACTTCACGGCCGTGGGCCACGTCCTGCTGTTCGCGCTGGCCGTGTTCGTGGTCGCGGGGCTGCTGATGGCGGTGGCGACGCGGCTGGTGAACCGGGTCGTGAACCGGACGATGTACCGGATGCGCGAGGACGTGCAGACGAAGCTGTCGCGGCTGCCGCTGTCGTACTTCGACAAGCGGCAGCGCGGCGAGGTGCTGTCCCGCGCCACCAACGACATCGACAACATCGGGCAGACCCTCCAGCAGTCGATGGGCCAGCTGATCAACTCGCTGCTGACCATCATCGGCGTGCTCGCGATGATGTTCTGGATGTCGTGGATCCTCGCGCTGGTCGCGCTGGTGACGGTGCCGCTGTCGCTGTACGTGGCGACGTGGGTCGGCAAGCGGTCGCAGCCGCACTTCGTGCAGCAGTGGCGGTCCACCGGCACGCTGAACGCGCACATCGAGGAGATGTACACCGGGCACACCCTGGTGAAGGTGTTCGGGCGGCAGGAGGAGTCGGCGCGGCAGTTCGCCGAGCAGAACGAGGCGCTGTACGAGGCCGGGTTCCGGGCGCAGTTCAACAGCGGCGTCATGCAGCCGCTGATGATGTTCGTGTCGAACCTGAACTACGTACTGGTCGCGGTGGTCGGCGGGCTGCGGGTGGCGTCGGGGTCGCTGTCGATCGGTGACGTGCAGGCGTTCATCCAGTACTCGCGGCAGTTCTCGATGCCGCTGACGCAGATCGCGTCGATGGCGAACCTGGTGCAGTCCGGGGTGGCGTCCGCCGAGCGGATCTTCGAACTGCTCGACGCGGAGGAGCAGTCGGCGGACCCGGTGCCGGGCGTGCGGCCGGAGGAGCTGCGCGGGCGGGTCGCGCTGGAGCGGGTGTCGTTCCGGTACGACCCGGACACGCCGCTCATCGAGGACCTGACGCTGACGGTGGAGCCGGGGCAGACGGTCGCGATCGTCGGCCCGACCGGCGCGGGCAAGACCACGCTGGTCAACCTGTTGATGCGGTTCTACGAGGTGACCGGCGGGCGGATCACCCTGGACGGCGTGGACATCGCGACGATGTCGCGGGACGAACTGCGCTCCGGGATCGGCATGGTGCTCCAGGACACCTGGCTGTTCGGCGGCACCATCGCGGAGAACATCGCCTACGGGGCGGCCCGGGAGGTCACCCGCGGCGAGATCGAGGAGGCGGCGCGGGCGGCCCACGCCGACCGGTTCATCCGCACCCTGCCCGACGGCTACGACACCGTGATCGACGACGAGGGCTCCGGGGTCAGCTCCGGTGAGAAGCAGCTGATCA includes:
- a CDS encoding class I SAM-dependent methyltransferase, coding for MNSPLSAGRRPAFDLIRGHVLASTFAALDMTGSLTRLAEQGLTVEEAGANRFLGEGVFRYLSQRGVLRTDGDRYHLTELGRSLYEDRGYLVWLAGGYSEPLRRFGDLLTGAATYREDVLRDGKWVAVGSALLGKQDVQPEVVKLLGGLEFDRVADIGCGNAHFLITLHDQLGAKGLGIDISPEAVAEARREVEAAGKSGVIDVIEADGSDIASIPGLEDVQLAITFFFLHEVYEKGFDALVDYLRALAGRLPAGAHVLAAEVTAAPSSTATDDVFGPEFALVHAVMGQYLLDEEGWARAFTEAGLTVKRLVRPAMPDGLLILAQKAA
- a CDS encoding TIM barrel protein, translating into MTLRSCELGDRVRAAAAAGFDAIGLRVDDYLRARSQGWTDEEMRDLLAGHGLRVSEVELLRSWGRPDEAARREEDLVFHIAAVFGARSVNAGLPDIEPEVDLAPEYARLCRRADAAGVVVPLEFMPYGAIPSLDRALHLVESAGRPSAGLLIDTWHCHRTGLGAEDIAALAPDAVLSVQICDTRPDPHPDPRHEARHLRLLPGEGTADIHGILRALLPARRLESVAVEVMSDELDAMDGASVAQQARVALDKSLAGGGWTR
- a CDS encoding IclR family transcriptional regulator, whose amino-acid sequence is MAGNTNQVGVSVTSRVLAVLGTFDVRHPSLSLTEIARRAGIPITTVHRLLSELEKWRAVERGPDGRYRIGLRLWELGSLTSARTRLREVALPYLHALHEATRAQVFVAVADEGDVVYVERFGAAGPPWESAPRLPVRQPMEQSAAGLALLAYHGRDHEPRPLGRTHSAALAELLRRARRQGCVVLPDAADRGAVNIAAPVLGGNGHAVAAMGLSVRSPQRAERWREPLLSATSGMQRTLLGRGEDMVAAQPAAVFGASG
- a CDS encoding aldehyde dehydrogenase, which gives rise to MTGQYEDFYGHVIDGKETESDDGRRFTSVDPWQGHAWAEIAEGGPTDTDRAVGAARQAFDTGEWPRMGHAARGRILHRLAALIEEHAAELATADSRDMGRPHAQALAKDVPRAAANFRFFADHARLTAAEHLPADNGTHVYTRYEPAGVVAAIAPWNFPLMLESWKIAPALAHGNTVVLKPAEQSPVSATLLARLALEAGMPPGVLNVLHGHGPAAAGEFLVSHPGVDRITFTGESATGRAIARAAADRLTPLSLELGGKAAGLVFADSDLDRAVTWSVTGAYLNAGQVCLAGSRIYVERPVYHAFLERFTAAAAALRAGDPADPGTDIGPLASAEHHTKVRGFLDRLDGGPEGRLLAGGPDPDDPRLVRPTVVVDAAEEAAVLRQEIFGPVATVVPFDTEEEAVARANGTPYGLNAMVFTEDLRRAHRTAGALRGGTVWVNCFFVRDLRAPFGGVGASGIGREGGTHSREFFTEPKAVVMDIAGAIGPEATGAAR
- a CDS encoding YtxH domain-containing protein: MRYRLTFVVGLALGYVLGTRAGRERYEQLKKSAQRLSQNPAVRNTAETAAQQGREFAGKAYHVVSDKVGDRMPDSVAHRVRAVRDRSNGSAGDDWGTSTT
- a CDS encoding amidohydrolase family protein → MSGARDTRDTRDARGAYDVHAHAMPLPVLRFLADRGLADLSALPSGVVRLDHRVSGLGQSDVPIPCPPEQYDITARLARMDREGVARQAVSLPPFLTCSTTRHEVFVREIVTAGNDALAAFCAAAPDRLTPLGTVPIGSRAAAAEAERCLGELEMPGLACGTRGMGRECDHPVNDPLWELLGHTRVFTLLHPSTAPALDRLTDYWLPQLVGYPMETALAVSRLLLGGTLERHEPVLCLAHGGGCLPALRGRLDLGWHTKPVARRTARPPRHGLDGLYYDTAVFSTSQLTSLVADVGPGHVLLGTDSPFDLADTAPLRTVGALGLPADHAALILHRTATRLLHRRPDAPPGTATGGAARRSVPTPAAAPRPTHQEAVR
- a CDS encoding 4-oxalocrotonate decarboxylase; translated protein: MATDVGATATDVVRAARLLLDAEASATALTPLTGQWPGLDAETAYRVQDTALRLRLARGERLVGVKLGLTSRAKQQRMNVAEPLVAWLTDRMVRPAGATVPVGGLIQPRIEPEIAFEMAAPLDGTADETAARRAIGRVRAGLEVIDSRFADYRFTLPDVIADNGSSALYALGGTARPAGDGLREESCRIDVDGVTAGKGVGADVLGDPVGALLFAARLLHRRGLRIEAGWTVLTGGVTDAAPFPAGTTATAVFSTLGTVSLTAAEGRS